In Candidatus Syntrophoarchaeum caldarius, the following are encoded in one genomic region:
- a CDS encoding Pyrimidine-nucleoside phosphorylase, translating into MGGLMDQNQVFKIKRLDVDTGSRHLVVIHPDAAFELGVVSNDRVKVRGSKKTVTGLVLVSKKIVAEDEVGLPINVITELEEVVGTEVEIHAAEKPVSVEYIKNKMDGMELSAQQIRQIIKDIVNRNLSDIELAAYISSVYTKGMSIREIKDLTLAMVETGDVIEFDQEPVFDFHSIGGVPGNKVTLLVVPIVAEAGLLIPKTSSRAISSACGTADIFEVLANVTFTIPEIKNIAERVGGTIVWGGGVNIAPADDLIIRAEYPLTIDPYPQLIASILAKKKSCGVHKLVLDIPVGPNAKVESIELAKKYSRDLMLVAEELGMVVECAITYGGQPVGRAIGPLLEAKEALAALEGKSGVPNSVIEKAVCLAGMVLEMGGVRADTGRDRAAEILSSGRALKKMREIIAAQGGDPDITSDTIQVGKYSAELISDANGYVVSINNKSIVKIARAAGAPSKKGGGILLEKKMGMKVDRGEVIYTIFSDSRARLEDAVKLANRLKPVDVEGMVLERVLPSGRIL; encoded by the coding sequence ATGGGGGGTTTGATGGATCAGAATCAAGTATTCAAGATCAAACGGCTCGATGTCGATACAGGATCAAGGCATCTCGTCGTAATCCACCCTGATGCGGCATTTGAGCTTGGTGTTGTGAGCAACGATCGTGTAAAGGTGAGAGGTAGTAAAAAAACAGTCACAGGACTTGTTCTCGTCTCAAAAAAGATTGTTGCAGAGGATGAAGTGGGTCTCCCGATCAATGTGATCACTGAACTTGAGGAGGTCGTGGGTACAGAGGTTGAGATCCATGCTGCTGAGAAGCCGGTCTCAGTTGAGTACATAAAAAACAAGATGGATGGGATGGAACTATCCGCGCAACAAATAAGACAGATTATCAAAGATATTGTAAACAGAAACCTCTCAGATATTGAACTTGCAGCCTACATAAGCTCGGTATACACAAAAGGGATGTCAATAAGAGAGATCAAAGACCTCACGCTCGCCATGGTTGAGACAGGGGATGTTATCGAGTTTGACCAGGAACCTGTATTTGACTTTCACTCAATTGGTGGTGTACCTGGAAATAAAGTAACTCTCCTTGTAGTCCCGATCGTTGCTGAGGCAGGTCTTTTGATCCCTAAAACAAGCTCAAGGGCGATAAGTAGTGCGTGTGGCACTGCTGACATCTTTGAGGTGCTTGCTAATGTTACTTTCACCATCCCTGAGATCAAAAACATTGCAGAGCGTGTTGGTGGCACAATCGTATGGGGGGGAGGTGTCAATATCGCTCCAGCAGACGATCTGATCATCAGAGCAGAGTACCCACTCACGATAGATCCATACCCACAGCTCATAGCATCGATACTCGCCAAGAAGAAGTCCTGTGGGGTTCATAAGCTTGTGCTTGACATACCTGTGGGTCCAAACGCAAAGGTGGAATCAATTGAGCTTGCAAAGAAGTACAGTAGAGATCTTATGCTTGTAGCAGAAGAGCTTGGGATGGTGGTTGAGTGTGCAATTACATACGGTGGACAACCTGTTGGGAGGGCGATAGGTCCACTTCTTGAGGCAAAAGAGGCGCTGGCTGCACTTGAAGGAAAAAGTGGTGTTCCAAACAGTGTTATCGAGAAGGCGGTGTGTCTTGCAGGCATGGTACTTGAGATGGGGGGAGTGCGTGCTGATACTGGTAGGGATCGTGCAGCAGAGATCCTCTCAAGCGGCAGGGCATTGAAGAAGATGCGTGAGATTATAGCTGCACAGGGAGGAGATCCAGATATCACATCAGATACAATTCAAGTTGGTAAATACTCTGCAGAACTTATCTCGGATGCAAACGGATATGTTGTCTCGATAAACAACAAAAGCATCGTAAAGATAGCAAGGGCTGCCGGTGCCCCATCAAAGAAAGGAGGTGGGATACTACTTGAGAAGAAGATGGGGATGAAGGTTGATCGAGGTGAGGTCATCTACACGATCTTCTCTGACAGCAGAGCAAGACTCGAAGATGCTGTTAAGCTTGCAAACAGGTTGAAGCCTGTAGATGTTGAGGGGATGGTGCTTGAAAGGGTGCTGCCAAGTGGAAGGATTTTGTAA
- a CDS encoding ribulose bisophosphate carboxylase, with the protein MDEPYIAIGEKIDPEGYILTTYRVKTDLEMKKAARAIAAEESTGTWTDISTTSHEIIAELGAKVIEIDGDIVRIAYPLADFDPAGGGIPQFLSVVAGNLFGLEDLKGVRLEDVRIPEAFAKHFPGPAFGIKGLRKLLDRPDKPFIGTIVKPKIGLPPRKFADYVYEAGMGGLTNSKDDETLVDQDFCPLADRTSAVADALDRVFDEAGNRMIHAINVSSPHDKIIEFAELAMANGARQIMVDVLTCGFDAVRILREDPSINLPIHVHRTMHGALTRNPDHGIAMTVIARLVRLCGGDALHIGTFGVGKMHGSDLEDKRSQNALIEPFGNFKAVVPVCSGGIHPGLIPAIIAIGGYDIQIQAGGGVSGHPGGVREGAKAICEAVDASVKGVALEEYAADHEALRLALEKWGV; encoded by the coding sequence ATGGATGAACCGTATATTGCAATCGGAGAAAAGATCGATCCTGAGGGATACATCCTGACAACATACAGGGTAAAAACAGATCTTGAAATGAAGAAGGCAGCCCGTGCAATCGCTGCTGAAGAGTCGACAGGAACCTGGACAGACATCTCGACAACATCCCATGAGATCATCGCCGAACTCGGTGCCAAGGTGATTGAGATCGATGGGGATATCGTCAGGATTGCATATCCGCTTGCAGACTTTGATCCAGCAGGAGGTGGTATACCGCAGTTTTTGAGTGTTGTTGCGGGTAACCTCTTTGGGCTTGAAGATCTTAAAGGTGTGCGACTTGAAGATGTCAGGATACCAGAAGCTTTTGCAAAACACTTTCCAGGTCCAGCATTTGGAATAAAAGGACTACGAAAACTGCTCGATCGACCAGATAAGCCATTTATCGGTACCATCGTTAAACCAAAGATCGGACTGCCACCCCGCAAGTTTGCAGACTATGTCTATGAGGCAGGTATGGGAGGTCTTACAAACTCAAAAGATGATGAAACGCTTGTTGACCAGGACTTCTGCCCACTTGCCGATCGAACCAGTGCAGTCGCTGATGCACTTGATCGTGTCTTTGATGAGGCGGGAAATCGGATGATCCATGCAATCAACGTCAGTTCACCCCATGATAAGATCATCGAGTTTGCAGAACTTGCCATGGCAAATGGTGCACGCCAGATCATGGTTGATGTGCTGACGTGTGGATTTGATGCTGTGCGAATCCTGCGGGAAGATCCATCTATAAATCTTCCGATCCATGTCCACAGGACAATGCATGGAGCACTCACGAGAAATCCAGATCACGGAATCGCAATGACCGTTATTGCAAGGCTTGTCAGACTCTGTGGTGGGGATGCGCTCCATATCGGAACGTTTGGTGTAGGGAAGATGCATGGATCTGATTTAGAGGATAAACGCTCTCAAAACGCACTGATCGAACCGTTCGGCAATTTCAAAGCGGTTGTGCCCGTATGTTCTGGAGGTATTCATCCAGGACTTATCCCGGCAATTATAGCAATCGGCGGTTATGACATTCAGATTCAGGCAGGAGGAGGTGTCTCAGGACATCCAGGTGGCGTTCGGGAAGGTGCAAAAGCGATCTGTGAGGCAGTGGATGCATCAGTTAAAGGAGTGGCGCTGGAAGAGTATGCAGCAGATCATGAGGCTCTCAGACTTGCACTTGAGAAATGGGGGGTTTGA
- a CDS encoding translation initiation factor eIF-2B subunit 2 → MSIEETASKIKNMEIRGAGKIARCAVMALKEYALSIDAESTELYLKALREGCNELKNTRPTAISLSNALSYVMRRATGESIEEIRANLVKAVDDFVEASIAAIEQIATMGSHRIVDGDVILTHCNSTAAIRTIIKAHEEGKQISVYATETRPRYQGRITARTLAENGIPVTLIVDSAVRFFMQKVDIVIIGADTVASNGVVINKIGTSLVALAANEARVPVLVCAEGYKFSRETAMGRIVEIEERDPSEIVDVAEFEGLDVKIKNPVFDQTPPRYIDSIVTEMGVISPFAAYDIIKKFEER, encoded by the coding sequence GTGTCAATCGAGGAAACCGCATCGAAAATCAAGAATATGGAGATCAGAGGGGCAGGCAAGATCGCAAGATGCGCGGTCATGGCCCTGAAAGAATATGCGCTCAGTATCGATGCAGAATCAACTGAACTTTATCTCAAAGCCCTGAGAGAGGGATGCAATGAGTTAAAAAATACACGTCCTACCGCGATATCACTATCTAATGCACTGTCGTACGTGATGCGTAGGGCAACAGGTGAATCGATCGAAGAGATAAGGGCTAATCTGGTTAAAGCCGTCGATGATTTTGTTGAGGCTTCCATTGCTGCAATAGAGCAAATTGCAACGATGGGGTCTCACAGAATCGTTGATGGTGATGTGATTCTCACTCACTGCAACAGCACTGCTGCGATCAGAACCATTATAAAGGCACATGAGGAGGGGAAACAGATCAGTGTGTATGCAACAGAGACCCGTCCCAGATATCAGGGGCGCATCACGGCAAGAACACTTGCAGAGAATGGTATTCCAGTTACGCTGATCGTGGATTCCGCAGTGCGATTTTTCATGCAGAAGGTTGATATTGTTATAATTGGTGCTGATACCGTTGCATCAAACGGTGTTGTTATAAACAAGATTGGAACCTCGCTGGTTGCACTTGCAGCCAACGAAGCAAGAGTTCCCGTGCTTGTCTGTGCTGAAGGATACAAATTCTCAAGAGAGACCGCCATGGGCAGGATCGTTGAGATAGAGGAGCGAGACCCATCTGAGATCGTTGACGTCGCCGAGTTTGAGGGTCTCGATGTTAAGATAAAGAATCCTGTATTTGACCAGACACCACCCAGGTACATCGATTCGATCGTGACAGAAATGGGGGTTATCTCACCATTCGCAGCTTACGATATCATAAAGAAATTCGAGGAGAGATGA
- a CDS encoding ATPase, translated as MSGLSQIEAERRLEVYGRNEITEEKRRSRLLIFLSQFKSFLIVILIIAAVVSAVVTEEVTDAIIILLIVLFSGVLGYIQEMRAEGAIQALKRMASPKAVVVRDGKEIEIDSTFVVPGDLLLLDTGSKVAADMRLIRAVDLKLDESPLTGESEPVSKVAGDTVFMGTTVLHGRGEGIVTATGMKTEFGKIAGALQAIDDEETPLQHEIDRLGKWLGVLTIIVCAVVASVGLLRGAPPVEIFVLGIALAVAAVPEALPAVITIALALGLRRMASRNALVRRLLSVETLGSTSVICTDKTGTLTEGEMTVRKIYLKGRMIEVTGVGYTPEGEILLYEDEKLNHDLELLLMAGSLCNNAHLRKEEDGWKIVGDSTEGALLVLAEKGGFTKDLLDEKCERIDEIPFSSERKMMTTVNRCENGVYAFSKGACEVILSCCRLSESEKEEVLKNAASMAGDALRVLAFSYKSVKVDDSNLESDMVFLGLVGMIDPPREGVKKAIARCREAGIKTLMITGDNPITATAIAREIGMQDKGEIVTGAMLDLMGEDELERIAEDVTVYARVSPFHKLKVIDALKARGHIVAMTGDGVNDAPALKKADIGISMGITGTDVAKEASDIILMDDNFSSIVAAVEEGRTIFRNIRNFFTYGLSCHIGEILLVLFAFLFFEDLVSVKGFPLPAVQILWINLLTDGIPPIALSTERPGYNIMREPPRRKEEGIFTRRVLFYGIVIGLLVAIQGSFIFHLADPEKAQTMVFTTIVISEMFNVFNWRSDKESIFKLGFLTNKPLILAVSSTILLQLIVIYLPFLQGAFHTVGLDPGDWVLMILVGLSTLVVVEWMKFVEKTRLTHT; from the coding sequence GTGTCTGGGTTAAGCCAGATCGAAGCAGAAAGAAGGCTTGAAGTTTACGGAAGAAATGAGATTACCGAAGAGAAGCGAAGATCGCGCCTTTTAATTTTTCTATCACAGTTTAAAAGCTTTTTAATCGTTATTTTAATCATCGCAGCGGTTGTATCTGCGGTTGTAACCGAAGAGGTGACAGACGCCATTATAATTCTTTTAATCGTCCTATTCTCAGGTGTACTCGGGTATATTCAGGAGATGCGTGCAGAAGGGGCTATCCAGGCGCTTAAAAGAATGGCATCGCCAAAGGCGGTTGTTGTGAGGGATGGCAAAGAAATTGAGATTGATTCCACCTTTGTTGTCCCAGGTGATCTTCTACTGCTTGATACAGGAAGTAAGGTTGCAGCAGATATGCGTCTTATACGGGCAGTCGATCTGAAACTCGATGAATCGCCACTCACGGGTGAGTCTGAGCCTGTATCAAAGGTGGCTGGTGACACCGTCTTCATGGGTACAACTGTGCTTCATGGAAGGGGCGAGGGAATTGTCACAGCGACCGGGATGAAGACTGAGTTTGGGAAGATCGCAGGTGCACTTCAGGCAATCGATGACGAGGAGACCCCACTCCAGCATGAGATAGATAGACTTGGAAAGTGGCTTGGCGTGCTTACCATCATTGTATGTGCAGTTGTTGCATCAGTCGGACTTCTTCGAGGGGCGCCACCGGTTGAGATCTTTGTCCTGGGTATTGCGCTTGCTGTTGCAGCCGTTCCTGAGGCGCTTCCCGCGGTTATCACGATCGCACTTGCACTTGGGCTCAGACGGATGGCATCACGGAATGCACTTGTAAGGCGACTCCTGAGTGTTGAGACGCTCGGATCAACCTCTGTGATCTGCACCGACAAGACGGGAACGCTCACAGAGGGTGAGATGACGGTTAGAAAGATCTACCTGAAGGGGAGGATGATCGAGGTTACAGGCGTGGGTTATACACCAGAGGGGGAGATACTCCTATATGAGGATGAGAAACTCAATCACGACCTCGAACTGCTTCTTATGGCAGGTTCACTCTGTAATAATGCACACCTTCGAAAGGAGGAGGATGGATGGAAGATCGTTGGAGATTCGACCGAGGGTGCTTTACTCGTTCTTGCCGAAAAAGGCGGCTTCACGAAAGATCTGCTTGACGAGAAGTGTGAGCGGATCGATGAGATCCCTTTCTCATCCGAGCGTAAGATGATGACGACGGTCAACAGGTGCGAGAACGGGGTCTATGCCTTTTCAAAGGGCGCCTGTGAGGTGATACTTTCCTGTTGCAGGTTGAGTGAATCTGAAAAAGAAGAGGTACTGAAGAACGCAGCGAGTATGGCAGGAGATGCGCTGAGGGTACTTGCGTTCTCATATAAAAGCGTGAAAGTAGATGATTCTAACTTAGAGAGCGATATGGTATTTCTTGGTCTTGTGGGGATGATCGATCCGCCAAGAGAGGGAGTAAAGAAAGCGATTGCGAGATGTAGAGAGGCTGGTATAAAGACGCTGATGATAACGGGTGATAATCCGATAACCGCGACAGCCATCGCCAGAGAAATTGGGATGCAGGATAAGGGTGAGATAGTTACAGGTGCCATGCTTGATTTAATGGGTGAGGATGAGCTTGAAAGGATTGCTGAGGATGTTACAGTCTATGCAAGGGTCTCACCGTTTCACAAGCTCAAGGTGATCGATGCATTGAAAGCACGGGGGCATATCGTTGCAATGACAGGGGATGGTGTCAATGATGCGCCTGCACTCAAGAAGGCCGATATCGGGATCTCGATGGGGATAACCGGGACCGATGTTGCGAAAGAGGCATCTGATATCATACTCATGGACGATAACTTCAGCTCGATCGTTGCTGCTGTCGAAGAGGGAAGAACGATATTCAGGAATATCAGGAACTTCTTCACCTATGGGTTATCATGCCACATCGGTGAGATTCTTCTCGTTCTTTTTGCGTTCCTCTTCTTCGAGGATCTCGTATCAGTGAAAGGATTTCCACTTCCTGCAGTCCAGATACTCTGGATCAATCTCCTGACCGATGGAATCCCACCGATCGCGCTATCTACAGAGCGTCCAGGATATAACATTATGCGAGAACCCCCAAGGAGGAAGGAGGAAGGAATATTCACCCGCCGCGTACTGTTCTATGGGATCGTCATTGGACTTCTTGTTGCGATACAGGGATCTTTCATATTCCATCTCGCAGATCCTGAAAAAGCTCAGACCATGGTTTTCACGACAATTGTAATCTCTGAGATGTTCAATGTCTTCAACTGGCGCTCTGATAAGGAATCGATCTTCAAACTTGGTTTTCTGACGAATAAACCGCTGATACTTGCCGTCTCAAGCACGATCCTGCTCCAGCTTATCGTGATATACCTCCCATTCCTGCAGGGTGCGTTTCATACGGTGGGACTTGATCCTGGTGATTGGGTGTTGATGATCCTGGTTGGATTATCAACGCTTGTTGTGGTTGAGTGGATGAAATTTGTGGAGAAGACTCGTCTAACCCATACTTGA